The Acinonyx jubatus isolate Ajub_Pintada_27869175 chromosome E3, VMU_Ajub_asm_v1.0, whole genome shotgun sequence genome has a window encoding:
- the COPS6 gene encoding COP9 signalosome complex subunit 6, whose amino-acid sequence MRSWPTEAGREGAGPRRAGVGKMAAAANGTGGSSGMEVDAAVVPSVMASGVTGSVSVALHPLVILNISDHWIRMRSQEGRPMQVIGALIGKQEGRNIEVMNSFELLSHTVEEKIIIDKEYYYTKEEQFKQVFKELEFLGWYTTGGPPDPSDIHVHKQVCEIIESPLFLKLNPMTKHTDLPVSVFESVIDIINGEATMLFAELTYTLATEEAERIGVDHVARMTATGSGENSTVAEHLIAQHSAIKMLHSRVKLILEYVKASEAGEVPFNHEILREAYALCHCLPVLSTDKFKTDFYDQCNDVGLMAYLGTITKTCNTMNQFVNKFNVLYDRQGIGRRMRGLFF is encoded by the exons ATGCGCAGCTGGCCTACGGAAgccgggagggagggggcggggccgaggcGGGCGGGCGTGGGGAAAATGGCGGCGGCGGCGAACGGGACTGGAGGGAGCAGCGGGATGGAGGTGGATGCAGCAG TAGTCCCCAGCGTGATGGCCTCCGGCGTGACAGGGAGCGTCTCAGTCGCTCTTCATCCCCTCGTCATTCTCAACATTTCAGACCATTGGATTCGTATGCGCTCCCAGGAGGGGCGGCCTATGCAGG TGATTGGGGCTCTGATCGGGAAACAGGAGGGCCGAAATATCGAGGTGATGAACTCCTTTGAGCTGCTGTCCCACACCGTGGAAGAGAAGATTATCATTGACAAGGAGTATTACTACACCAAGGAGGAGCAGT TCAAACAGGTGTTCAAGGAGCTGGAGTTTCTGGGTTGGTATACCACCGGGGGGCCGCCTGACCCCTCTGACATCCACGTCCATAAGCAG GTGTGCGAGATAATCGAGAGCCCTCTCTTTCTTAAGTTGAACCCTATGACCAAACACACAGAT CTTCCCGTCAGTGTTTTTGAGTCTGTCATCGATATAATCAATGGAGAG GCCACAATGCTGTTTGCTGAGCTGACCTACACTCTGGCCACAGAGGAAGCTGAACGCATCGGTGTAGACCACGTAGCCCGAATGACAGCCACAGGCAGCGGGGAGAACTCCACTG TGGCTGAACACCTGATAGCGCAGCACAGTGCCATCAAGATGCTGCACAGCCGGGTCAAGCTCATCTTGGAATACGTCAAGGCCTCTGAAGCAG GGGAGGTCCCCTTTAATCATGAGATCCTGCGGGAGGCCTATGCTCTGTGTCACTGCCttccagtgctcagcacagacaAGTTCAAGACAGACTTCTACGAT CAATGTAACGACGTGGGGCTCATGGCCTACCTTGGCACCATCACCAAAACGTGCAACACCATGAACCAGTTTGTGAACAAGTTCAACGTCCTCTATGATCGACAAGGCATCGGCAGGCGGATGCGGGGGCTCTTCTTCTGA